From Phragmites australis chromosome 5, lpPhrAust1.1, whole genome shotgun sequence, a single genomic window includes:
- the LOC133918641 gene encoding elongation factor 1-gamma 2-like, whose protein sequence is MALVLHANSGNKNASKTLIAAEYSGIKVELVKDFQMGVSNKTPEFLTMNPIGKVPVLETPDGPIFESNAIARFVARLKADNPLYGSSLIDYAHIEQWMDFAATEVDANIGKWLYPRFGFYPYAAVSEEAAIAALKRALGSLNTHLASNTYLVGHSVTLADIVMTCNLYLGFARILTKSFTSEFPHVERYFWTMVNQPNFKKVMGDVKQAESVPPLQKKAAPAKEQKLKEAKKEAPKEALKPKAVEKPEEEEEAPKPKPKNPLDLLPPSKMILDEWKRLYSNTKTNFREVAIKGFWDMYDPEGYSLWFCDYKYNDENTVSFVTMNKVGGFLQRMDLCRKYAFGKMLVIGSEPPFKVKGLWLFRGSEIPKFVMDEVYDMELYEWTKVDLSDEAQKERVNAMIEDQEPFEGEALLDAKCFK, encoded by the exons ATGGCGCTT GTACTGCATGCTAACAGTGGTAACAAAAATGCATCCAAGACACTTATTGCTGCGGAATACAGTGGTATCAAGGTTGAGTTGGTGAAGGATTTTCAGATGGGTGTCTCCAACAAGACTCCTGAGTTTCTCACAATGAACCCTATTGGGAAG GTTCCTGTTCTGGAGACTCCTGATGGGCCTATTTTTGAGAGCAATGCAATTGCACGATTTG TTGCTCGCTTGAAGGCTGACAACCCACTTTATGGATCTTCACTGATTGATTAT GCCCACATTGAACAATGGATGGACTTTGCTGCGACAGAGGTTGATGCTAACATTGGAAAATGGCTATACCCACGGTTCGGATTTTATCCCTATGCTGCTGTG AGTGAGGAAGCAGCCATTGCCGCTTTGAAGAGAGCATTGGGTTCCCTCAACACACACCTTGCATCAAACACATACCTTGTTGGTCATTCAGTGACTCTTGCTGATATTGTGATGACATGCAACCTCTACTTGGGCTTTGCTCGGATCTTGACCAAGAGTTTTACCTCAGAATTCCCTCATGTTGAAAGGTACTTCTGGACCATGGTTAATCAGCCAAACTTCAAGAAGGTCATGGGCGATGTGAAGCAGGCAGAATCTGTCCCACCTCTTCAAAAGAAGGCTGCGCCAGCCAAGGAGCAGAAGCTGAAGGAAGCCAAAAAGGAGGCCCCAAAAGAGGCCTTGAAGCCGAAGGCAGTTGAGAAaccagaggaggaagaggaggcacCAAAGCCAAAGCCGAAGAATCCTCTTGATTTGCTTCCTCCAAGCAAGATGATCCTTGATGAGTGGAAGAGGCTATATTCGAACACGAAAACCAATTTCCGTGAGGTTGCTATTAAAG GTTTCTGGGATATGTATGACCCAGAGGGCTACTCCCTGTGGTTCTGCGACTACAAGTACAATGACGAGAACACTGTGTCCTTTGTGACCATGAACAAGGTTGGTGGATTCCTGCAGCGTATGGACCTGTGCCGCAAGTATGCCTTCGGCAAGATGCTGGTGATTGGCTCTGAGCCACCTTTCAAGGTCAAGGGGCTCTGGCTCTTCCGCGGCTCAGAGATCCCCAAGTTTGTCATGGATGAGGTCTACGACATGGAGCTCTATGAGTGGACCAAGGTTGACCTCTCCGACGAGGCCCAGAAGGAGCGTGTGAATGCAATGATTGAAGATCAGGAGCCCTTCGAGGGTGAGGCCTTGCTGGATGCGAAATGCTTCAAGTGA